In one window of Acaryochloris thomasi RCC1774 DNA:
- the recJ gene encoding single-stranded-DNA-specific exonuclease RecJ, with protein sequence MTVSQTPALEWQTAAASQPPDWLIAAVRKAAPVSGEFAAQLLWQRGLQDPQQVAGFLDPNQYQPAPADSFGQEMQQAVDRLVQAREQQQKVAIWGDFDADGVTATAVLWDGLGQFFIQQETLTYTIPNRLIESHGLSRRGLDQLAAQNYDLIVTCDTGSTDLDEIHYAQQLGMDVIVTDHHTLPDQRPPVTAIINPRSLAREHPLAHLSGVAVAYKLVEAMYLALPDVPEQPLEHFLDLVAIGLIADLVQLSGDCRYLAQRGIEQLQQQLTRRTRPGVAKLLELCKRSGDRPTDISFGIGPRINAVSRIHGDASFCVELLTSQDAARCQDLAAETELANTRRKALQKTVVQQVTAKLEQLDLSTMQVIVLSDPQWPLGVLGLVAGQVAQTYGRPTILLSTDGLVGDDIARGSARSVSRIDLYELVKEQAHLLQSFGGHPFAAGMSLEVENILLFTEAINQQFRQRFQTPPQPTVQADLTITVADLEREGGQTLFKELKLLEPCGMGNPVPKLLIQNCWFENVWNRNIKDRRGNKVQYIKTEFELWDDTAERGFPGLWWGHYRDEVPQGNCDVIVELDFNSYRGKQQQSPYEVRLIAVRPAAQSETESTETPQILDWRQTCPLDWSPESIAVVDQCPLSWDQLGVDLQQAQAEGKQAAMSYGLPVAMVHEQQAADRGVAAIAGEDSSNVTSAAVTCWEQWVGVAKYLVRTGQAVTYLQLQQKLSLSRRTLELGIQTLESLGFTFQVAEDRLHVQRTEEGPTADANQRIQTFLQAVQEEQFQQQYFQTVPLETVQATAGLP encoded by the coding sequence ATGACCGTCTCTCAAACGCCTGCTCTAGAGTGGCAAACTGCTGCCGCGTCTCAACCACCGGATTGGCTGATCGCTGCCGTCCGTAAAGCAGCGCCAGTGTCTGGAGAGTTTGCAGCCCAACTGCTCTGGCAGCGTGGCCTTCAAGATCCGCAACAGGTGGCTGGATTCCTGGACCCGAACCAATATCAACCGGCCCCCGCCGATTCCTTCGGGCAAGAAATGCAGCAGGCCGTTGATCGCCTAGTTCAGGCCCGAGAGCAGCAGCAAAAGGTTGCCATTTGGGGAGACTTCGATGCTGATGGCGTCACCGCTACCGCCGTTCTATGGGATGGTCTCGGGCAGTTCTTTATCCAGCAAGAAACACTAACCTACACAATTCCCAATCGCCTGATTGAATCCCACGGTCTATCGCGGCGGGGTTTAGATCAGTTAGCCGCACAGAACTACGATCTGATCGTCACTTGTGACACTGGCAGCACCGATCTCGACGAAATTCACTACGCCCAACAGTTAGGGATGGATGTGATCGTCACCGATCACCACACTTTGCCAGACCAGCGCCCGCCGGTCACCGCAATTATTAATCCGCGATCGCTAGCGAGGGAGCATCCCCTGGCCCACCTGTCGGGCGTGGCTGTTGCCTACAAGCTGGTCGAGGCTATGTACCTGGCACTTCCTGATGTCCCTGAGCAGCCCCTAGAGCATTTTTTAGATTTAGTGGCAATTGGCTTAATTGCTGATTTGGTCCAGCTCTCAGGAGACTGTCGTTACCTTGCTCAGCGCGGAATTGAACAGCTTCAGCAGCAGCTTACGCGGCGCACCCGGCCAGGGGTTGCCAAGCTGCTAGAACTCTGTAAGCGATCAGGGGATCGCCCTACTGATATTTCCTTCGGAATTGGTCCTCGCATCAATGCCGTCAGTCGGATTCATGGTGATGCTAGCTTCTGCGTGGAGTTACTCACCAGTCAAGATGCAGCACGCTGTCAAGATTTAGCTGCAGAGACCGAACTCGCCAATACGCGCCGCAAGGCGCTGCAGAAAACGGTAGTGCAGCAGGTGACGGCCAAGCTGGAGCAACTAGATTTGTCTACGATGCAGGTCATTGTGCTCAGCGATCCGCAGTGGCCGTTGGGTGTGCTGGGACTGGTGGCGGGCCAGGTTGCCCAAACCTATGGTCGGCCTACGATTCTGCTGAGTACCGATGGGCTAGTTGGGGACGATATTGCTAGGGGTTCGGCTCGCTCGGTCAGCCGCATTGATCTCTATGAGCTAGTCAAAGAGCAGGCGCATCTGTTGCAAAGCTTCGGAGGACACCCCTTCGCAGCGGGCATGAGCCTTGAGGTTGAGAATATCTTGCTGTTCACTGAAGCGATTAATCAGCAGTTCCGGCAGCGATTTCAAACCCCACCCCAGCCGACAGTACAGGCCGATTTAACGATTACAGTCGCAGATCTTGAACGAGAGGGTGGACAGACTTTGTTCAAGGAACTGAAGCTTTTAGAACCCTGTGGTATGGGAAACCCGGTACCGAAGCTTTTGATTCAGAACTGCTGGTTTGAGAATGTCTGGAATCGCAATATCAAAGATCGTAGAGGAAACAAAGTTCAGTACATCAAGACAGAGTTTGAACTTTGGGATGACACCGCTGAGCGAGGCTTCCCAGGCTTATGGTGGGGGCATTATCGAGATGAGGTGCCCCAGGGAAACTGTGATGTGATCGTGGAGTTAGACTTCAACTCCTATCGCGGTAAGCAGCAGCAGTCACCCTATGAAGTCCGTCTGATTGCGGTGCGTCCTGCAGCTCAATCAGAGACTGAGAGTACAGAAACGCCACAGATTTTGGACTGGCGTCAGACTTGCCCCCTCGATTGGTCACCTGAAAGCATTGCTGTTGTCGATCAATGTCCATTGTCGTGGGACCAGTTGGGCGTTGATCTACAGCAGGCTCAAGCAGAAGGGAAGCAGGCAGCCATGTCCTATGGCCTTCCGGTGGCGATGGTCCATGAGCAACAGGCGGCTGACAGAGGAGTAGCGGCGATTGCGGGTGAGGATTCTTCTAACGTGACCTCTGCTGCTGTTACATGCTGGGAACAGTGGGTTGGCGTTGCGAAGTATCTCGTTCGAACGGGACAAGCGGTCACCTATCTACAGCTCCAGCAAAAGCTATCTCTCAGCCGCCGCACCTTAGAATTGGGGATACAAACGCTGGAGTCTTTGGGTTTTACCTTCCAAGTAGCGGAAGATCGTCTTCACGTTCAGCGGACTGAAGAAGGACCGACGGCGGATGCGAATCAAAGAATTCAAACCTTTCTACAGGCTGTCCAGGAAGAACAATTTCAGCAGCAGTATTTTCAAACAGTCCCCCTAGAAACAGTTCAGGCGACCGCCGGGTTGCCCTAG
- a CDS encoding site-2 protease family protein, translating to MNGNFRLGSLFGIPFYLNASWFLVLLLVTWSYGNGLASQFPALTGVAPWALGLGAAVLLFGSVLAHELGHSLVAMQQGIEVKSITLFLFGGLASLEEESKTPLEAFAVAIAGPAVSIALWGLLNFAGLALPISGPIAAVIGLLATVNLYLALFNMIPGLPLDGGNVLKAAVWKFTGNRYRGIRVAARAGQVVAYVAMISGVVTISFWNLLIGWFLLQNAGRALQSSKVQEALSKYTVADVVAEGHLVIGRNDSLRQLANQAIPFQGKVKEFLVTDEQGQLVGLVDLEQLKTVPTSQWPQVPVQEILSPTAELPKVVQDSQSLLDIVTLFDQEKMQVLAVVKESGALVGLLEKAAVRRHLQQGIAPA from the coding sequence ATGAACGGTAATTTTCGGTTGGGTAGCCTGTTTGGCATCCCCTTTTACCTCAATGCATCATGGTTTCTCGTGCTGCTGTTGGTGACCTGGAGCTACGGCAACGGCCTCGCTTCTCAATTCCCAGCGTTAACGGGTGTTGCGCCGTGGGCCTTGGGTCTGGGTGCTGCCGTATTGCTGTTTGGTTCGGTGCTGGCCCACGAGTTAGGCCACAGTCTTGTTGCCATGCAACAGGGTATTGAGGTGAAGTCGATTACGCTGTTTCTGTTTGGGGGACTCGCCAGTTTAGAAGAAGAGTCCAAGACTCCGCTGGAAGCATTTGCAGTTGCGATCGCAGGTCCAGCCGTCAGCATCGCACTGTGGGGCTTACTCAACTTCGCCGGTCTCGCCCTCCCCATCTCTGGCCCAATCGCCGCCGTCATCGGACTATTAGCGACGGTCAATCTATACCTAGCGCTCTTCAACATGATTCCTGGCCTACCGCTCGATGGCGGTAATGTCCTTAAAGCTGCAGTCTGGAAGTTTACCGGCAATCGCTATCGCGGCATCCGAGTTGCAGCTCGCGCCGGACAAGTTGTGGCCTACGTCGCCATGATCTCCGGTGTCGTTACCATCAGCTTCTGGAATTTGTTAATTGGCTGGTTCCTGTTGCAGAACGCCGGTCGCGCGCTTCAGTCGTCCAAAGTTCAGGAGGCTCTGAGCAAGTACACCGTCGCTGACGTGGTCGCAGAAGGCCACCTTGTGATTGGCCGCAACGACTCCCTTCGTCAGCTTGCCAATCAAGCCATTCCTTTCCAGGGCAAAGTCAAAGAATTTCTAGTCACTGATGAACAGGGCCAGTTAGTCGGCTTGGTTGATCTAGAGCAATTGAAAACTGTCCCCACCTCTCAATGGCCTCAAGTCCCGGTTCAGGAAATTCTGTCCCCCACCGCAGAACTACCCAAGGTGGTTCAGGACAGTCAATCCTTGCTCGATATCGTGACGCTGTTTGATCAAGAAAAAATGCAGGTGCTAGCGGTGGTTAAAGAAAGCGGTGCCCTCGTCGGCTTACTCGAAAAAGCAGCCGTGCGTCGTCACCTGCAGCAGGGTATTGCCCCCGCATAG
- a CDS encoding copper resistance protein codes for MPSLSYFACSESRPKSPLSTRGSPHVRRDTTPTSLQDSLSVQPTTQITPAQKKLPWLSIGIEAHGRVAIGISAHGFVALGVSTHGVISIGVISMGVVSIGLVSMGVLSSGLVSMGLISLGQQTMSLVKPHVHSIEAAPQGEAQDHKMHH; via the coding sequence ATGCCATCTCTGTCGTACTTTGCCTGCAGCGAATCTCGTCCAAAAAGTCCCCTATCGACTCGGGGTTCACCGCATGTCAGGCGCGACACCACACCCACTTCCCTACAGGACTCGTTGTCAGTGCAACCCACAACTCAAATCACACCGGCTCAGAAGAAGCTTCCATGGCTTTCAATTGGCATTGAGGCACATGGGCGCGTTGCCATTGGCATCTCAGCCCACGGCTTTGTTGCGCTGGGTGTATCGACCCACGGCGTAATCTCCATTGGCGTAATTTCAATGGGAGTCGTTTCGATTGGGTTGGTGTCGATGGGCGTCCTCAGCTCTGGCCTGGTGTCAATGGGACTTATCAGTCTGGGGCAGCAAACAATGAGTCTCGTTAAGCCCCATGTGCATTCAATAGAGGCTGCCCCTCAAGGCGAAGCTCAAGATCACAAAATGCACCATTAA